CAGCGATCACGGCGCCGTTGTCCAGCACAAGGATCTCGTCCGAAATGTCCATGACGAGCGACATGTCGTGTTCGACCAGGAGAACGGTGGTCCCGGAGTCCCGGATCTTGCGTATCAGTTCTCCGAGCTCGTCGGTCTCGCTCATATTGAGGCCGCTGGCCGGCTCATCCAGCAACAGAAGGTCCGGATTCGTAGCCAGGGCACGCGCGAGCTCGACCATGCGGCGCTGCCCGAAGGGAAGCGCGCCCGCCATCCTCGACGCGCAGCGTGCGAGGCCGACGTAGTCGATCCGCGCCATTGCCGCGTCTCGAATGGCGCGTTCTTCCCTGCGTTGCCCCGGCGTTTTCAAACAGCACCCGGCGAACTCGCGCCGCGTACGGCAATGTTGGCCCACCATCACGTTCTCGAGCACGCTTATCTGAAGAAACAGGCTCGGATTCTGAAACGTGCGCGCCACACCCGCCTGTGCGATCTGGTAGGGCTTGAGCCCGCCGATGTGCTTTCTCTTGAAAGTCACGCGGCCCGTTTCCGACTTGAGCAAGCCGGAAATCACATTGAACAAAGTGGTCTTTCCGGCGCCGTTGGGGCCGATGATCGCCTTGATCTGGCCCTGGTCCACATCGAACGAAACGTGGTTCACCGCGACCACGCCCCCGAAGGCCCGGCGCACGTCTTCTACTTCAAGCAGCGCCATGTTCGCTCCTTGCCCCCGCGAACCAGCGCCCCGACAACCGGCGAATGAGCTGCCCCAGCGGCTTGAACGGCCCCTCCGGCGCCAATGAAATGATCGTGATGAGAATCGCTCCAAACACCGCATTGTCGTAAGTGCCGAACCACCCGCGCAACGAAAAGAAGTTGAGGACGGTGCTCACGACGGTCGCGCCCCACAGGTTCGTCATACCGCCGGCCGCCGCCAACGCCACGTAACGGACCGACCGCAGCGCGCTGGCTTCGGAGGGGTTGATCCCGCCGGTGTAGTGCGTCAACAACACCCCGGCCATCGCCGCAAGCAGCGCGCTGACCACAAACGCTTTCAGTTTGTACCGGGCCGTGTTGATGCCCATGGCATTCGCCGCGGTTTCGTGATCGTGAATGGCGCGCAGCGCGCGTCCCACGCGGGAATGCACCAGATTTCGCAAAAGGGCGATCAGCACCAACGTGATACCACACGCGATATAGTAATTCTGGACGCGCACCGCGCTCTTGCCGGAGATGGCCAGAACGCCGCCGAACGACCATTCCGGTACTCCCACAATCCCGTCCGTGGTCCCGGTAATCGTGCTGCCCAGAATGATCTTGTACACGATCAGGCCGAAGCCCAGCGTCGCCATCGTAAGGTAGTGCCCTTTGAGCCGCAGCGCCGGATAGCCGATCAGGCAGGCGGCAACGGCGGTAGCCGCCATGGCGGCCACAAAAGCCGCCCACGGCGATACGTTCAGCACGTTGCTGCCATACAAGTCCTGTTTCACGACGAATACGCGGGCCTGCATCAGCCAGCGGCCCAAGACGGCCGCCTGGAACCGGGAGAAGTCGTACGTGGTCAGCACAGCCGTGGTATACCCTCCGATGGCAAAGAAGGCCCCATGGCCCAGCGACACCTGTCCCGCGTACCCCATCACGAAACACAGTCCGACCACGACGATGGCGTAATAGAGGGACATCGTGAGCTGCGTGAGATAGTATTCCTTGCCAAGCGCCCGGAGGATAAGCTGCGCTGCGACAAGCGCGACGATAAGCACCACGATTCCTATTATGGGCCTGAATTTCACGCTAGAATTCCCTGACACTCTCGCCCGCGGGCCTGCCCAGCAGCCCGTGCGGACGCACAAACAAGACCAGCAGCAAAATGG
This sequence is a window from Candidatus Hydrogenedentota bacterium. Protein-coding genes within it:
- a CDS encoding ABC transporter ATP-binding protein gives rise to the protein MALLEVEDVRRAFGGVVAVNHVSFDVDQGQIKAIIGPNGAGKTTLFNVISGLLKSETGRVTFKRKHIGGLKPYQIAQAGVARTFQNPSLFLQISVLENVMVGQHCRTRREFAGCCLKTPGQRREERAIRDAAMARIDYVGLARCASRMAGALPFGQRRMVELARALATNPDLLLLDEPASGLNMSETDELGELIRKIRDSGTTVLLVEHDMSLVMDISDEILVLDNGAVIAEGPPAAIQNDPHVIAVYLGSDFTHDTASQKS
- a CDS encoding branched-chain amino acid ABC transporter permease, whose amino-acid sequence is MKFRPIIGIVVLIVALVAAQLILRALGKEYYLTQLTMSLYYAIVVVGLCFVMGYAGQVSLGHGAFFAIGGYTTAVLTTYDFSRFQAAVLGRWLMQARVFVVKQDLYGSNVLNVSPWAAFVAAMAATAVAACLIGYPALRLKGHYLTMATLGFGLIVYKIILGSTITGTTDGIVGVPEWSFGGVLAISGKSAVRVQNYYIACGITLVLIALLRNLVHSRVGRALRAIHDHETAANAMGINTARYKLKAFVVSALLAAMAGVLLTHYTGGINPSEASALRSVRYVALAAAGGMTNLWGATVVSTVLNFFSLRGWFGTYDNAVFGAILITIISLAPEGPFKPLGQLIRRLSGRWFAGARSEHGAA